A genomic region of Pseudochaenichthys georgianus chromosome 12, fPseGeo1.2, whole genome shotgun sequence contains the following coding sequences:
- the barhl1b gene encoding barH-like homeobox 1b, giving the protein METSTNGSSFGIDSLLSHRPGSPVSKGDSLVGECRSPLEFSPRSDVESGCSSPPSPRRECGDEVAQRQGHGIGLPPHLQHAQISAGSQQRSVTSSFLIRDILADCKPLAACAPYSSNGLPTQEVGRLAAKIAEDFMEKIHSNSSSDSEYKVKEEGDREISSSRDSSQARMKKPRKARTAFTDHQLGQLERSFERQKYLSVQDRMELAASLNLTDTQVKTWYQNRRTKWKRQTAVGLELLAEAGNYSALQRMFPSPYFYPQSLVSSLDPTAALYLYRGPSGPPPGLQRPLVPRILLHGLQGGGEPSLPPMSGVLSRPPLPR; this is encoded by the exons ATGGAGACGTCCACCAACGGGTCCAGTTTTGGCATCGACTCACTGCTGTCACACAGGCCTGGAAGTCCGGTGTCCAAGGGCGACAGCCTGGTGGGGGAGTGCCGCTCGCCTCTGGAGTTCAGCCCGAGATCAGACGTGGAGAGCGGCTGCTCGTCGCCTCCGTCGCCGAGGAGGGAGTGCGGGGATGAGGTGGCCCAGAGGCAGGGTCACGGCATCGGCCTTCCTCCGCACCTGCAGCACGCGCAGATATCGGCCGGCTCGCAGCAGAGGAGCGTGACCTCCTCATTCCTCATCAGAGATATTCTCGCGGACTGTAAGCCTCTGGCCGCGTGCGCACCGTACTCCAGCAATGGACTGCCGACTCAGGAGGTGGGCAGGCTGGCCGCAAAGATAGCAGAAGACTTTATGGAGAAAATCCACAGCAACTCTTCGTCCGACAGTGAATATAAAG TGAAGGAGGAGGGGGACAGGGAGATCTCCAGCAGCAGAGACAGCTCTCAGGCCCGGATGAAGAAGCCCCGGAAGGCCCGGACGGCCTTCACGGACCACCAGCTCGGGCAGCTGGAGCGCAGCTTCGAGAGGCAGAAATACCTGAGCGTGCAGGACCGCATGGAGCTCGCGGCCTCGCTCAACCTCACCGACACACAGGTCAAGACCTGGTACCAGAACCGAAG GACAAAGTGGAAGAGGCAGACGGCGGTGGGACTAGAGCTTCTCGCGGAAGCAGGAAACTACTCCGCCCTGCAGAGGATGTTCCCATCCCCGTACTTCTACCCGCAGAGCCTGGTGTCTAGCCTGGACCCCACAGCAGCCCTCTACCTGTACAGAGGCCCCTCGGGACCCCCGCCGGGCCTGCAGAGACCCCTGGTCCCCCGGATCCTGCTGCACGGCCTGCAGGGGGGCGGCGAGCCCTCTCTCCCCCCTATGTCCGGTGTGCTTTCTCGGCCACCTCTGCCGCGATGA